A part of Mustela erminea isolate mMusErm1 chromosome 9, mMusErm1.Pri, whole genome shotgun sequence genomic DNA contains:
- the LOC116599626 gene encoding bone marrow proteoglycan-like, with product MKVPLLLALLLGTVSTLHLGTQTSNSESFLGDEAVPQDGEMPENEAKEAPPGELTLLKEEEEEYSGSEDAPEEEGSVESSLALNAEDEEFQCPKEEDTVKLEDSPGCKNCRRFLLVRRVRRFDSAQFICRRCYRGNLISVHNIYFNRRLQCSVSRLNQGQVWIGGRVVGWGRWKRFCWVDGSRWDFGYWAAGQPRVGGGKCVALCTRGGHWRRTCCRRQLPFICSY from the exons ATGAAAGTCCCCCTGCTTCTGGCTCTTCTGCTGGGGACAGTTTCAACTCTCCATCTGG GGACTCAAACATCGAACTCTGAGAGCTTCTTAGGAGATGAGGCCGTGCCTCAGGATGGGGAGATGCCAGAAAACGAGGCAAAGGAGGCCCCTCCGGGGGAGCTGACGCTGctcaaggaagaggaggaggagtacTCTGGAAGTGAAGATGCCCCTGAGGAGGAGGGGTCTGTAGAGTCTTCCCTAGCCCTGAATGCAGAGGATGAGGAATTTCAGTGCCCTAAAGAAGAGGACACGGTGAAACTGGAGGACAGCCCTGGGTGCAAGAACTGTCGCCGCTTCCTCCTGGTGAGGAGAGTGAGGAGATTTGATTCAGCTCAG TTTATTTGCCGGAGATGCTACAGGGGCAACCTCATCTCTGTCCACAACATCTACTTCAATCGCCGGCTCCAGTGCTCAGTCAGCAGGCTCAACCAGGGCCAAGTCTGGATCGGAGGCAGGGTCGTAGGCTGG GGTCGCTGGAAACGCTTTTGCTGGGTTGATGGCAGTCGCTGGGACTTTGGATACTGGGCTGCTGGCCAGCCCCGGGTCGGGGGTGGCAAATGTGTGGCCCTGTGTACCCGAG GAGGTCACTGGCGTCGCACTTGTTGCCGCAGGCAACTCCCCTTCATCTGTTCCTACTGA